From a single Candidatus Zixiibacteriota bacterium genomic region:
- a CDS encoding GPW/gp25 family protein, whose product MEDIYLKLPLQFNGDRFKTASIQDSVVKIVSIVISTPKGSSVCDKNFGTAQMDPSKVLVEVGAIKEDLSKTIRAALEQSEPRLDNISVKVHGGVKSAASGTKPLKIEINATLAATGKKFKLEKTLKEDYYRAPFPGRMG is encoded by the coding sequence ATGGAAGATATTTATTTAAAGTTGCCCTTACAGTTTAATGGCGACAGATTTAAAACAGCGTCTATTCAAGATTCAGTTGTAAAAATTGTCTCAATCGTTATATCAACACCTAAAGGTTCATCTGTTTGCGATAAAAATTTCGGCACAGCTCAAATGGACCCAAGCAAAGTATTGGTAGAAGTTGGCGCAATAAAAGAAGATTTATCAAAAACAATCAGAGCTGCCTTAGAGCAAAGCGAACCGCGCCTTGATAATATCTCGGTTAAAGTGCATGGAGGCGTAAAATCGGCAGCCTCAGGCACGAAGCCCCTAAAAATTGAAATCAATGCGACGCTTGCCGCTACCGGCAAGAAATTTAAACTTGAGAAAACTCTGAAGGAGGATTACTATCGAGCGCCATTTCCAGGGAGAATGGGTTGA
- a CDS encoding SpoIIE family protein phosphatase, protein MSENLPEHDKQPIDSSLNNAGKRSVEHLLIEASHILNHNLELEALLKNILNILAEYLDAEASAIFIEGTENKKPELYIYTCIENTVSQLDSAAIDKGAFSMVIDKKTPLIINKLSPTEHLKEMVDRKLNISTHNLMAAPIIREETFIGVIEVFNKKEGHDFNTNDLEIMDALGEQIALAITNAKLISRAQRKSAEARSLYEVGKLMSGALELKNLLELIVYQVSHLVSVDVATIYIVDEDGSINEIVSQGVPEEFKPKLSLKIGQGICGWVAKTGQSLVLNDVSKNKQYIQMRPETKSEIAVPLISRDKVIGIFNVESDLLNAYTDSDLNLLETFASQAAVSIERAILYEQAMEQKALEEKLAIARRIQQTFLPEKDPVIRGFDIAGVNIPSEAVGGDYYDFIDIVKNQIGIAIGDVSGKGIGAALIMAAFRASLIAEIRNNYAIRTIFAKVNSLLYESIERENYVTAVYGVLDSKNRVFTFSNAGHNPPLLFKSDGKIIELTEGGLAIGMFGNSVYEERPVYINNGDMLLFYTDGVTEAQNYNDEEFGTDRLKNIIIESKDESSRAIINKVVEAVQKYKSASNQLDDLTMILLKCQ, encoded by the coding sequence ATGAGTGAAAATTTACCGGAACATGATAAACAGCCGATTGACTCCTCGCTAAATAATGCCGGCAAACGGTCGGTGGAACATCTGCTTATAGAAGCATCGCATATCCTTAATCATAATCTTGAACTGGAAGCTTTGCTGAAAAATATCCTGAATATTTTAGCTGAATATCTTGATGCTGAAGCCTCCGCAATTTTCATTGAAGGCACTGAAAATAAAAAGCCCGAGCTTTATATATATACATGTATTGAAAACACAGTCTCCCAATTGGATTCAGCCGCTATTGATAAAGGTGCTTTTTCTATGGTAATAGACAAGAAAACACCTTTGATAATCAATAAGTTATCTCCAACCGAGCATCTAAAAGAGATGGTGGACCGCAAGCTTAATATTTCTACACATAATCTTATGGCAGCTCCTATCATTCGCGAAGAGACATTTATAGGAGTCATCGAGGTATTTAATAAAAAAGAGGGGCATGATTTCAACACAAACGATCTGGAAATAATGGATGCCCTTGGCGAGCAGATAGCCTTAGCCATTACAAACGCAAAACTCATCAGCCGGGCGCAAAGAAAATCGGCAGAAGCACGCAGTCTCTATGAGGTGGGCAAGCTGATGTCGGGAGCTCTTGAGCTAAAAAACCTTCTTGAACTGATTGTCTATCAAGTCAGCCATCTGGTAAGTGTTGATGTGGCTACTATATATATTGTTGATGAGGACGGCTCAATCAATGAAATAGTTTCTCAAGGCGTACCGGAGGAGTTTAAACCCAAGCTGTCACTAAAAATAGGTCAGGGGATTTGCGGCTGGGTCGCCAAGACCGGGCAATCACTGGTACTAAACGATGTCTCAAAAAACAAGCAGTATATCCAGATGCGACCTGAAACTAAAAGCGAGATTGCCGTACCGCTTATATCAAGAGATAAAGTGATCGGGATATTCAATGTTGAATCAGACCTGCTTAACGCCTATACCGACTCCGACCTTAATCTTTTGGAAACATTCGCCAGTCAGGCGGCTGTTTCTATCGAGCGAGCGATATTGTATGAGCAGGCTATGGAGCAAAAAGCGCTTGAGGAGAAACTTGCGATTGCCAGACGCATCCAGCAAACTTTCCTACCTGAGAAAGACCCGGTAATACGCGGCTTTGATATTGCCGGTGTAAATATCCCCTCGGAGGCGGTTGGCGGCGATTATTATGATTTCATTGATATTGTCAAAAACCAGATAGGCATCGCAATTGGCGATGTTTCCGGTAAGGGCATCGGCGCAGCGCTGATTATGGCGGCGTTCAGAGCCTCGCTTATAGCCGAAATAAGAAACAACTATGCTATCAGAACGATATTTGCCAAAGTAAATTCATTGCTGTATGAATCGATTGAACGGGAAAATTATGTTACTGCCGTTTATGGTGTTCTTGATTCTAAGAACAGGGTTTTTACGTTCTCCAATGCCGGCCATAATCCGCCGTTATTATTCAAATCGGATGGGAAAATAATCGAACTTACCGAAGGCGGACTGGCTATCGGCATGTTTGGAAACTCGGTTTATGAAGAACGGCCTGTTTATATCAACAACGGCGATATGCTTTTGTTTTATACTGACGGTGTTACCGAAGCGCAAAATTACAATGATGAGGAATTCGGAACAGACCGGTTGAAAAATATAATTATAGAATCGAAAGACGAAAGCTCTCGGGCTATAATTAATAAGGTTGTGGAGGCGGTGCAAAAATATAAATCGGCATCGAATCAGCTTGATGACCTTACTATGATATTGTTGAAATGTCAGTAG
- a CDS encoding type VI secretion system contractile sheath small subunit, with product MAQNKPHVGAEEIKQDSGAIAMDGLPTNKTLYVGKLNNEDSEIEPKKCKTLKNVFETFKPEQEVSINTRDGSEETINLKFTKMDDFSPKSIMAQSETLTEANMDKDILDDFAKQLNKNMALKKLLADPNKKKLFLELIEKNLELLGGSIES from the coding sequence ATGGCGCAAAATAAACCGCATGTTGGCGCAGAGGAAATCAAACAGGATTCCGGTGCCATAGCTATGGATGGATTGCCAACCAACAAAACTTTGTATGTTGGCAAATTAAACAACGAAGACAGCGAAATTGAACCGAAAAAATGCAAAACTCTTAAAAATGTCTTTGAAACTTTCAAGCCGGAACAGGAAGTTAGTATCAACACAAGAGACGGCAGCGAGGAAACTATTAATCTGAAGTTTACGAAAATGGATGATTTTAGTCCTAAGAGTATCATGGCTCAATCCGAAACGCTCACTGAGGCTAATATGGATAAGGATATTCTTGACGACTTCGCCAAACAGCTAAATAAAAATATGGCGCTAAAAAAACTGCTTGCCGATCCCAATAAAAAGAAACTGTTTTTAGAGTTAATTGAAAAAAACCTTGAACTTCTTGGCGGTTCAATTGAATCATAA
- a CDS encoding PASTA domain-containing protein gives MPDFKSRPEAKSKSLKDAYIYLRKNGVPDKDIFVYPLGEFSRFKGDIMNQYPDPGEIVSSESNIILAVNRMSICDLMPDLFTDNRQRSSIDDFFAENFSSQTGARMLFSIFDSACLKMLCRLEWIRDIYAGLYLSENFINYFSSFLSLPEKENDHINPEIIGFVLPKLYQFMGTESALKVYIESVLGLKCSVSFNNLQTKDLPENLPSRLMSNCILGKKMYLGKQYKNPNPILSITLKVKDMKQIKEIIPGGKKHQLLITIIKLCLPGYAEEYKVHIQPDSDEILFIPGEAYLGYSAKL, from the coding sequence ATGCCTGATTTTAAATCGCGTCCGGAAGCTAAGTCCAAATCTTTAAAAGACGCTTATATATATTTGCGAAAAAATGGCGTTCCCGATAAAGATATTTTTGTTTATCCGTTGGGAGAATTTAGCAGGTTCAAGGGTGATATCATGAACCAATACCCTGATCCCGGCGAAATTGTATCATCGGAAAGCAATATTATATTGGCGGTCAACAGGATGAGTATCTGCGACCTTATGCCGGATCTTTTTACCGATAACCGCCAAAGGTCAAGTATTGATGATTTCTTTGCCGAAAACTTTAGCAGTCAAACAGGCGCAAGGATGCTCTTCTCAATATTTGACAGCGCTTGTTTAAAAATGCTTTGCCGTTTGGAATGGATTAGGGATATTTATGCCGGTTTATACTTATCCGAAAATTTTATAAACTATTTCAGTTCTTTTTTGTCGCTGCCGGAAAAAGAAAACGACCATATAAATCCGGAAATTATCGGTTTCGTTTTGCCAAAGCTATATCAATTTATGGGCACTGAAAGCGCCTTAAAAGTATATATTGAATCTGTTTTAGGACTTAAATGCAGCGTTTCATTTAATAATCTTCAAACCAAAGATTTGCCCGAAAATCTGCCGAGCAGGCTGATGTCCAACTGTATTCTTGGCAAAAAAATGTATCTTGGCAAACAATATAAAAACCCTAATCCGATATTATCTATCACTCTTAAAGTTAAAGACATGAAACAAATAAAAGAAATCATCCCCGGCGGTAAAAAACATCAACTTCTTATAACTATAATCAAGTTATGCTTGCCGGGTTATGCTGAGGAATATAAAGTGCATATCCAGCCTGATTCCGACGAGATTCTATTCATCCCCGGTGAAGCATATCTGGGATACAGCGCCAAATTGTAG
- a CDS encoding ABC transporter permease, with translation MNNIKIIYKKELLDTIRDKRTIISMIIVPILLFPLLTLGFSSFAASMVKKSTEETHKVTVIGKNFAPELYAIIDSSSKVEIVEVDSIEQAINDKIIRAALVIPEDFAENTEAMDSASLTIVYNGTESKSDFAAAKLRDFAREYRTNIVDKRLAEYKIDPQIIKPFLIMNNNIGEEKMGAFMLSMFLPYVIIMLSMIGAMYTAIDLTAGEKERGTLETILVSPIPRWQLATGKFLTILTTSLVSTILAISSMSATMSFGIMSAGPMAENVGFDITFQMIFVILLMMLPAACLFSALLMSIAIFAKSFKEAQSYTSPLMIIVILPSLVSFIPGIELNLQLAFVPIVNICLVIKESLIGTIEWLHVFIVFFSTSIYAAFAIFITHRMFEKESVIFRS, from the coding sequence AAAAAAGAGCTTTTGGATACCATCAGAGACAAGCGCACAATTATATCGATGATCATTGTGCCGATTTTATTATTTCCCCTGCTGACTTTAGGCTTTTCCTCGTTTGCGGCTAGTATGGTGAAAAAATCGACAGAGGAAACTCATAAAGTAACGGTAATCGGTAAAAACTTTGCGCCGGAGCTTTACGCCATTATCGACAGCTCATCGAAAGTCGAGATAGTCGAGGTTGATTCGATAGAACAAGCTATCAACGATAAGATAATCAGGGCGGCGCTGGTCATACCGGAGGATTTTGCCGAGAACACTGAGGCGATGGATTCGGCATCCCTGACAATTGTTTACAACGGGACAGAGTCAAAGTCTGATTTTGCCGCCGCTAAGCTTCGCGATTTTGCCCGTGAATACCGCACCAATATTGTAGATAAGCGGCTTGCGGAATACAAGATAGACCCGCAAATTATTAAGCCATTCCTGATAATGAATAACAATATCGGCGAGGAAAAAATGGGCGCTTTTATGCTTTCGATGTTTCTGCCGTATGTAATTATAATGCTGAGCATGATAGGCGCTATGTATACCGCGATAGATTTAACCGCCGGCGAAAAAGAGCGCGGCACGCTGGAAACAATCTTAGTCAGCCCTATTCCTCGCTGGCAATTGGCGACTGGCAAGTTTTTAACTATTCTGACAACTTCGCTTGTCTCGACAATTTTAGCGATATCAAGCATGTCTGCAACTATGTCATTTGGCATCATGTCTGCCGGTCCTATGGCTGAAAATGTCGGGTTTGATATTACTTTTCAGATGATATTCGTTATCCTGCTTATGATGCTGCCAGCCGCCTGCCTGTTTTCGGCATTGTTGATGTCGATTGCGATTTTCGCTAAAAGTTTCAAGGAGGCGCAAAGCTACACATCTCCTTTGATGATTATTGTTATCCTGCCATCGTTAGTGTCATTTATTCCAGGCATCGAATTGAATTTACAATTGGCGTTTGTGCCTATAGTTAATATCTGTCTTGTAATCAAGGAATCGCTGATAGGCACTATTGAATGGCTGCATGTGTTTATTGTATTCTTTTCGACATCAATATATGCGGCATTTGCTATATTTATAACTCACCGTATGTTTGAGAAAGAAAGCGTTATATTCAGGTCATGA